The following DNA comes from Cellulophaga sp. HaHa_2_95.
ATGAAACAATTAACAATATCAGTAGTAATGGGTCTATTATGTGTAACCACATGGATATTAGCGGCACCAGTATTAACAACAAGTAAAGTAGACGTTGAAAAAGAAAAATCAACTACAGAAAATAATAATTTAGCGAGTAGAGCACAAACACTAACCATGTTATAAGAGTGCAAAAACGATAACAAACCCATTTACAATGGTTGAATAGTAAAGTGTTTGTTATGTTCCCCTAAAAGGGCATTTTGGAAGCAATTTCAAATGCCCTTTTTTCATGTTTAATAATGCCGAGTCAAATTAATTTATAACTAGCATTAAAGAATAGAGTTTTTTGCCCTAAATTGTTTGGCAGATTATCTCAGCCAAATGAAAATCACCAGAAAAACATTGGCCCTACTATTGGGTCCCTTATTATACTTATTTTTTTATAATTCAAGTCCGCCTTCAGGCATGTCTAATGATGCCTATGTAATGGTGGGAATTACACTTTGGATTGCCGTTTGGTGGATTACTGAGGCAGTGCCTATTGCGGTAACTTCTTTATTGCCTATAATATTATTTCCTCTTTCAGGAATCCTAGACGTGGGTGCTACTACTTCTGCTTACGGTGATAAATATGTATTTCTGTATTTAGGAGGATTTATTCTTGCGATTGCTATAGAAAAGTGGAACCTTCATAGGCGTATTGCTATTAATATTATCAATTTAATAGGAACCAATATTTATAGAATTATTCTAGGGTTTATGGTGGCCACGGCATTTCTTTCTATGTGGATCTCAAATACGGCAACTGCTGTAATGATGCTACCTATGGGGATGTCTATCGTATCAGAATTAAAAGACAATCCAAATACGGAAGCCAACGAAAACAGTATTTTCGGTAAAACCTTAATGTTAAGTATCGCTTATGCGGCATCTATTGGGGGGATTGCTACACTTATAGGAACTCCGCCTAATTTAGTTTTTGCGGGCTTTGTAGAAAAAACATATGGGATAGAAATTTCTTTTTGGCAATGGATGAAGTTTGGTTTGCCTATTTCTGTTCTATTGCTCGGAATCGCATGGTTCTATTTAACGCGTGTAGCATATACTTTTAAGCAAATAGAATTTCCTGGAGGTAAAAAAGAAATACAAAGGCTTAAGAAGGAATTGGGTCCTATGAAAAAAGAAGAAAAGGCTGTTCTTTTTGTTTTTATTCTTACTGCATTATGCTGGATTTTTAGAGCCTATTTACTTCAGAAATTTATTCCTAAAATAGATGATACTGCGATTGCTATTGCCGCTGCAATACTTTTATTTATTATTCCATCGAGCAAAAAAGAAGCGTTAATCATTTGGGAAGATGCGGTTAAAATACCATGGGGAATCATTTTATTATTTGGTGGTGGTATGGCACTTGCTTCTGGATTTCAAATTACAGGTTTGGCGGCATGGCTCGGGGCTCAAATGGGGTTGTTGCAAGGGCTATCATTATTCTTATTAGTTCTTTTTATTATTGCGGCTGTTAATTTTTTAACCGAGGTAACTTCAAATTTGGCAACAGCGGCTATGCTTATGCCAATTTTGGCGCCCATGGCTATGCAATTAGCTGTTAATCCGTTTATTTTAATGGTAGCAACAACACTTGCGGCGTCTTGTGCTTTTATGCTGCCTGTAGCTACACCGCCAAATGCCGTGGTATTTGGTTCTGGCTACCTTAAAATTTCAGATATGATAAAATCTGGATTTTGGTTAAATATCATTTCAGTATTGCTGCTTACCCTTATGGTATATTATGTACTACCACTACTTTGGGATTTAGATAGTTTAATGCCTTAGTTTTATTTAAAGAGAATCAGCAAAGCGCCTAATGCGGTTAGTATTAGAATCATTTTTCGGTAAAAATCATCTTTAATTATTTTAACCAAGCGCACTCCAACAAATAAGCCGATAATAATTCCAGGAACTAATTTTAAATTGATGAGGAGCGTATCTGTTGTAATTGTTTTCCAAACGAAGATGTGAAACGGTAACTTAAATACATTGACAATAAAAAATAACCAAGCGGCAGTGCCTATAAATTCATTTTTAGGCAAGCGCATCGCTAAGAAAAATATATTAGAAAATGCACCAGCCAAATTTCCAATCATAGTGGTGATACCTGCCATGACACCTGTAAATCCAGCAAAGGCCCAGTGAGTAGGTACGGATTTACTCTTTCTCCTGTCCCACCAGTACATCATTAGTACACTACCCAGAATTATAAAAGCCATTCCAAATTTAAAAGCTTCCTCATCCAAGTCTTTCCCGATAACCACGCCCATAAGTACTCCAGAAATCATCCAAGGTAAAAACCGGATAATATACTTCCATTGCGCATGTCTGTTGTAATAAATAACGGCAAAAATATCACCAATAATAAGTAAAGGAACAATGAGGCCTGTAGATTCTCTTGCGCCAAAAGCAATAGCCATTAATGTTACAATGATGATTGCAATTCCTTTAATGCCCGATTTTGAAATTCCTAAAATAATAGCAGCTAAAAAGGCTAAAATCCAAGAAGATTGAGGAATTGTTGTAGAAAGGGTTAAATACATGAAAACTGTTGCTCTGTGGTTTACAAAAGTATTGTAAAATAATTAACTTTAAAGGCAGACATACTAATTCCTAATCCCATGAAAGAGAGAATTGCAGCGGTAGATATATTTAGAGGAATGACAATTGTATTAATGATATTGGTGAATAATCCAGGTACCTGGGCTAGTGTGTATACACCGTTTTTACATGCAGATTGGCATGGATATACCCCAACTGATATGGTGTTTCCATTCTTTATATTTATTGTAGGAACATCAATTTTCTTTGCGTACAGTACTAAAAAGAGTAGTGTAGCGACTTACAAGAAAATAACAATTCGCAGTCTTAAATTAATAGGCTTAGGTTTGTTTTTGGGTGCTTTTACTTTGACCTTCCCATTTGTCAAGGATTTTTCTGAGATTCGTTTTCCTGGTGTATTGCAGAGAATTGGTGTCGTATTTTTTATTACTTCAATCCTATTTTTGAATTTTAATTGGAAACAATTAATGGCCGTTACAGCGCTAATTCTTGTAGGATATTGGGTGGTAATGGGCTTCATTCCTGTAAACGGAATAGCATCAACTTTTAATAGAGCTCCTAATAATTTAGCTAATTATGTAGATTTAAAGCTTTTGGGAACCCATATGTGGAAAGATGATTATGATCCTGAAGGAGTGTTAAGTACAATTCCAACGGTAGCAAGCTGCCTTTTAGGAGTATTCACGGGGCAGATCTTACGTACAAAGCGGCAAAATAAAACAACTATATTAATGGTGCTCGGGAGTGCTTTGTTACTTCTTGGCCATGTGTGGGATTTCGTTTTTCCGATAAATAAAGCGTTATGGTCTAGTAGTTTTGTATTGGTAAGTGCTGGTTGGGCTAACCTAATTTTAGCACTAATTTATTATATTACAACTATTAGAAAAGTGCAATTTGGGACGATGTTTAACTATGTAGGAGCCAATGCAATAACGGTATTTTTCTTATCCAGTTTTGTAGGTAAGTTATTTGGTTTGATACATGTTGGTACGGCTAACATTACTCTAAAATCATGGCTCTTTACGACGTTTTACGTTCGTGATTTTTTGCCTGCAGAACTCTCTTCTTTTTTATATGCCTTCACGATTATGAGCTTTTATTGCCTGATCGCTTTTATGCTTTACAAAAGACAAATTTTTATTAAAGTGTAGTGGCTATTCAATTAGAATGTGTAGTTTTATTTGAAACAAGAATGATTATGATAGATAGCGAAAAATATACAAAGATATACAGTGGTACCCAGGTAGGAGTGATTCTCTTAAAAGGATTATTTGAAGAGGCAGGTATTCCATACATTGAAAAAAACGAACAAAATTCGGGAGTGATTGCTGGTTTTGTAGGAGGCACCCCTTCAACAATATCCTTAGCGGTACTGGAGAAAGATAAAGAAAAGGCACAAGTTATTATTGCGGGTTATGAAAGCGGAGTAGCTAAAAACTAAGACCTATTGGCCATTAGTTTTGCCACATATTTCCCTATAACATCAAACTCAAGATTTACGATAGTTCCTTTTTTATAGGTATTAAAACGGGTGTGCTCATAGGTGTAAGGGATTATAGCGACACTAAAAGTATTTGCGCCAGAATTAATCACTGTTAGGCTGGTTCCGTCAATAGTGATAGATCCTTTTTCTATTGTAGGGTTGTTCAGTGCAGCATCATATTCAAAAGTAAATACCCAGCTACCTTCTTTTTCTTCTATAAGGATACAAGACCCAATTTGATCAACGTGTCCTTGAACAATATGGCCGTCTAGTCGAGAACCTAAAATCATGGCGCGTTCTAAATTTACTTTGTCACCCACCTTTAATTCATCGAGGTTGGTTTTCTGTAAAGTTTCATCAATAGCGGTTACGGTATAAGAATCGTCTTTTACGGCCACAACAGTCAAGCAAACACCATTATGAGATACACTTTGGTCTATTTTAAGATCAGGAGTAAGAGAAGACTTCACAGTAATGTGTAAATTTGTGTCTTCTTTCTTTAATGTCTTTACTTCTCCTAAAGTTTCAATTATTCCTGTAAACATGTGTCGTTTTAATTAACTAGTTTTGTGCTGTAAAATTACTATAAACCCATAAGATATCATGGAGGAAAGACAAAAAATAAAAGTAGGGGTTTCTATTGGCGATTTAAATGGAATAGGTTGTGAGGTAGTATTGAAGACTTTTGAAGACAATCGAATGTTAGATTTCTGTACTCCTGTGATTTTTGCATCTAATAAAACAATATCATACCAAAAGACAGAGCTTAAGTTAGATATTAATTATCATGGGGTTCAAGAAGCTTCAAAAGCTTTGGATGGTAAGATTAATGTGGTTAATGTATGGCGTGAAATTCCGAATATTAAGTTTGGAGAAGCTACTGCAGAAGCAGGTGATTTTGCTATCAAATCTTTAAAAGCAGCGGTTCAAGCTCTAAAAGAAGGAGCGATAGATGTTTTAGTTACCGCGCCTATAAATAAGAACAACATACAAGCTGAGGATTTTAAATTCCCAGGGCATACAGATTTTCTTGCTCAAGAATTAGAAGGAGAGAGTCTGATGTTTATGATCACGGACGACTTGAAAGTAGGTTTACTCACAGATCATATTGCCGTTAAAGATGTTGCCGCAGCAATAACACCAGAATTAATAAAAAGCAAAGTAGCGACCATAGAGCAGTCTTTAAAAGTAGATTTTGGAATCTCTAAACCTAAAATAGCGATATTAGGTATCAATCCACATAGTGGTGATAATGGTATTATTGGTAAAGAGGATGATGATACTTTAAAACCAGCTATTAAAGAACTTTCAGATAGCGGGAGCCTAGTTTTTGGCCCTTATTCAGCAGATAGCTTTTTTGGATCTGATGGATATAAGAGTTTTGATGCTATTTTGGCGGCATATCACGATCAAGGGTTAATTCCGTTTAAAACCTTATCATTTGGTAGAGGTGTAAATTACACGGCAGGATTAAATAAAGTACGCACGTCTCCAGATCATGGTACTGCCTATGAAATAGCAGGAAAAGGAAAAGCAGATCATAGCTCATTTGAAGAAGCTGTTTTTAAGGCGATAGAGATCTTTAGAAATAGAAAAGAATACAGCGAGCTAACGGCAAATCCTCTTAAAAAGTCAAGATTAAAAAGAGAATTTAGATAAATAAGTCGAGCGAGAAATAATTTTTAGCTAATTTTATTAGTAAATACAGCCCTTGAACGCTATTTTACAAAAAAAGCTAAAAAGTTGGGTTTTAGTAAAATAATAGTATCTTTGCACCCGCCTTTACGTGGCAGGAGCACTAAATAAGTGTCAAACATGAAGAAGCATAAAGAGTTCGTGATTCCTTTTTCAGGATTGAAGCAAGGAAGGCATGAATTTAATTTTGAAATAGACAATACGTTCTTTGAATCTTTTGAATACGATGAGTTTAATAGCGCTGCCATTAATTTAGCAGTGGTATTAAATAGATCTAGTACCATGTTAGAGTTAGAGATAGCTGCGAAGGGTACTGTAAATGTTTATTGTGATGTTACGAATGAACCTTATGACCAACCTATAATGGCAGATTTAGAACTGCTAGTTAAATTTGGTGATGAGTTTAATGATGACAATGATGAAATTCTGATACTTCCTCACGGAGATTTTCAGGTAGATATTTCGCAATATGTTTATGAAATGATCGTTTTAGCAGTGCCGCTAAAAAAAGTTCACCCTGGAATAGAGGACGGAACTTTAAAGTCAGCAGCATTGGATAAACTAGAAAAGTTGCATCCAAAAGAAGTAAAAGAAAATAAAAATAAAGAAACGGATCCTCGTTGGGATTCATTAAAAAAGTTATTAACGGATAAATAAGTTTTAAAAATGGCGCATCCAAAACGGAAGATTTCCAGAACAAGAAGAGATAAAAGAAGAACACATTATAAGGCTGTTGCCCCTACTCTTGCAAAAGATCCAACAACTGGTGAAATGCATTTGTACCACAGAGCACACTGGCATGAAGGTAAATTATACTACAGAGGCCAAGTTTTAATTGATAATACAGAAGAAGCAGTTGCTTAATTAACTTCTGATATAAGTATATGGACTCCCACTTGCAAAAGTTGGGAGTTTTTTTATGACAGCAATCCAAAATCTCAAAAACAAGTCTTTTTAAGATAAAAAGTCGCAAAAAATCACTAATTTTCACCAAATTTGTGGCTTTTTTAAAGATTTTAAGCACAAAAACGTTTCTAAATGGGTAAACTATCAGCGGCCATCACGGCGGTAGGGGCTTATGTTCCAGAGTTTGTAATGACTAACAAAATGTTAGAAGATCTAGTGGATACTAATGATGAGTGGATCACTACTAGAACAGGCATAAAAGAAAGAAGAATACTAAAAGAAGAAGGAGCTGGTACGTCTTATATGGCGATTAAAGCTGCGGAAGATTTAATAAAGAAAAGGGGTATAGACCCTAAAGAAATAGATTTAGTGCTCGTAGGTACGGCTACTCCAGATACTTTGGTAGCTTCTACAGCAGCATTTGTAGCCTCAGAAATAGGAGCGACCAATGCTTTTGCTTTTGATTTGTTGGCGGCATGTTCAAGCTTCTTATTTGGAATGTCTACAGCAGCAGGTTTTATAGAATCTGGAAAGTATAAAAAAGTGCTTTTAATAGGGGCAGATAAAATGTCATCTATTATTGATTATAAAGATAGAACTACCTGTATTATTTTTGGAGATGGCGCAGGAGCTGCACTTTTTGAACCTAATGAAGAAGGTTTAGGGATGCAGGATGAATATTTACGTTCTGATGGAAACGGGAGAGCTTATTTAAGCATGAATGGTGGAGGATCTATCATGCCTGCTACGGAAGAGTCGGTTAAAAACAAACAACACTATATTTTTCAGGACGGTAAAACCGTATTTAAGTTTGCTGTATCTAATATGGCAGATGCTGCAGCAGAAATCATGGAACGCAATTCATTAACACATGATGATATTGCCTGGTTGGTACCACACCAAGCCAATAAGCGTATCATAGATGCTACAGCGAACAGAATGGGCTTAGATCATGATAGTGTGATGATGAATATCCAACGGTATGGAAATACGACATCAGCTACTTTACCGTTATTATTAAACGATTACGAGAAGCAGTTGAAAAAAGGGGACAACTTAGTTTTTGCAGCTTTCGGAGGTGGATTCACGTGGGGATCTATCTATTTAAAATGGGCATATAACTCAAAATAACAATATCAACTATATATTAAACTAGAATTCGATGGATATTAAAGAAATTCAAAGCTTGATTAAATTTGTAGCCAAATCTGGTGCTAGCGAAGTTAAATTAGAGATGGAAGACATCAAAATAACGATTCGCACAGGAGCAGTTGGTCCTGAACCAGCTACTTATGTTCAACAGATACCAATGGCACACAACCCAATGGTACCTGCAGCGCCTGCACCTGCACAAGAAGGAACTCCTTCAGTAGAAATTGCAGCAAAAGCAGAAGTTAATGATGATGATAAATACATCACTATTAAATCTCCAATTATTGGTACATTTTACAGAAAAGCATCTCCAGAAAAACCAGTTTTTGTTGAGGTAGGTAGTGTCATAAATAAAGGTGATGTGCTTTGTGTTATTGAAGCGATGAAGTTATTTAACGATATTGAATCTGAAGTTTCAGGTAAGATTGTTAAAGTTTTAGTAGACGATTCTTCACCAGTAGAATTTGATCAACCATTATTCTTGGTAGATCCATCATAAGAAGTTTTAGATACTTAAATTTTAAGTGGTTGTCGTCAACCATTTAAAATCATTTAAAATTTAGGATTCAACTAACAAAATTTCAAAAGATGTTTAAAAAGATATTAATTGCAAATAGAGGAGAGATTGCACTGCGTATTATCAGAACTTGCCGCGAAATGGGAATTAAAACTGTTGCAGTTTATTCTAAGGCAGATGAAGAAAGTTTGCATGTACGCTTTGCAGATGAAGCAGTATGTATTGGCCCAGCTCCTAGTAGCGAGTCTTATTTAAAAATACCTAATATTATAGCAGCTGCAGAAATTACAAACGCCGATGCTATTCACCCAGGATATGGGTTTTTATCTGAAAATTCTAAATTTTCAAGAATTTGTGCAGAACACGATATTAAATTTATTGGTGCCTCTGGGGATCAAATAGATAAAATGGGTGATAAAGCTACTGCAAAGGAAACAATGAAAGAAGCGGGTGTACCATGTGTACCTGGTTCTGAAGGTTTACTTAAAGATATTGCCGATGCGAAGAAGGTTGCTAAAAAAATGGGATATCCTGTTATGATTAAAGCAACTGCCGGTGGTGGTGGTAAAGGAATGCGTGCAGTTTGGAGTGAAGATAAGATAGAAGATCTTTTCAACAGCGCTGTTCAAGAAGCTAAAGCTGCCTTTGGGAATGGTGGTATGTACATGGAAAAACTTATTGAAGAGCCAAGACATATCGAGATTCAAATTGTGGGTGATCAATACGGAAAAGCATGTCACTTGTCAGAAAGAGATTGTTCTGTGCAAAGACGTCACCAAAAGCTTACGGAAGAAACACCTTCTCCTTTCATGACCGATAAGTTAAGAGAAGAAATGGGTGCCGCAGCAGTAAAAGCTGCTGAGTTTATAAAATATGAAGGTGCGGGTACTATAGAATTTTTGGTAGATAAACACCGAAATTTCTATTTTATGGAAATGAATACACGTATTCAGGTAGAGCATCCAATTACAGAACAAGTGATAGATTACGATCTAATTCGTGAGCAAATTCTTGTTGCTGCCGGTGTGCCAATTTCTGGTAAGAATTACTTGCCAAAATTACATTCTATTGAATGTAGAATTAATGCAGAAGATCCGTATCATGATTTTCGCCCTTCACCAGGAAAAATTACAACATTACATACTCCAGGAGGTCATGGTATTCGTTTAGATACGCACGTTTATAGTGGGTATACCATACCACCAAACTATGACTCTATGATCGCAAAATTAATTACCACTGCTCAAACTAGAGAAGAGGCAATTAATAAAATGAAGCGTGCATTAGATGAGTTTGTTATTGAAGGAATTAAAACAACAATCCCTTTTCACAGACAATTAATGGATCATCCAGATTATTTGGCAGGAAACTACACCACCAAATTCATGGAAGATTTTAAAATGGATCCTCCTAAGGAATAAATAAAATGAAAAACTCCGGCGCTATGCCGGAGTTTTTGTTTTGTAAGTATTTTAAAAAAATCAAGCGATAACTTTATTCTTTATTTCTACAGATTCTAAAGCCTTGATCCATGGCTTTTCTTTTAGCGTCATTATAGCCTCTGTGAGCTACCTTAGCATATGTATCTATGTTGATCCATCCGCCACCTCTTTGTGTTCGGTATGTTCCTTTAGAAATATGTTCTGTTACATGCCACTCTTCACACCATTCCATCACATTGCCAGTCATATCATAAAAGCCTAGTTCATTAGGTTTTTTTAAACCCACAGGTTTTGTGGCGCAGTGATTGCGTTGCATGCTTCTGTAGTTCCAGTTACCAGAAAGAAGGCTATCGCCTGTATTCTTCCAAGTCCAAGCAACACTGTCAATTACATTACTGCCGCTATACGTAAAACTTTTGCTTAGCTGCCCACCTCCAGCAGCATATTCCCATTCTACCTCTGTTGGTAATCTGTAACCGTTTGCTTTTTTATTTATAGGAATATCTCCATCTAAAGAATCTTTAGTAGTATCAATATTATAATAAGGAAGCAAGCCTTCTTTGCTGCTTCGTTTATTACAATAGGTGATGCAATCATACCAAGTAACCATTTCAACAGGTAAACTGTCGCCTATATGATTAGAAGGGTTTACAGGCATAATTTCGTTCCATTCTTTTTGGGTGACTTCAAATTTACCCATATAAAAGTCAAGAACTTTGCCTTTAATTCCATACAATTGAGAATTCTTGTTTTTCATTATTCCTCCTTCAACAAAAATAAAATTGGCAGAGATAACAGGAGCTGTCTTCCTTTCTGCGCAGTAGCTATTTAAGAGAAGTATGAATGTGAATAAGAAGTATCCTATAGTTCTTTTCATAAAATAAGCAAGATTAAGTGTGTGTTTAGTAAAATTATTGTAGACACTTTTATAAATTTATTTTACCAGATTGTGGCATTTATTTTACCCCAGTTGCCATTGCCGTCATTTTGACTTGGTGTGTAGTTAAAGCTTTCAATACCAAAAACTTGGTACCATCCCCAGTTATTTAAACTACCTTCATTACCGTAAGTGCCCCAATGTTCTGCATGTTTTTGAAAGCTAATTCGCTGATTTACATTTAATGCAATACTATTTGGGTTCTTGTTTTCAGAGATAAACTGCTTGAACTTTTTATCACCTTCAACAGAGGGTCCTTCTCTATCTTGAATTAAAAATCTGTAATTTTTATTGTTTACCGTAAAGTCTTGATTTTTATTCACGCCAGGAATGCCATCTCCTTTTTTCTTCTCTACGATATAATATTCAATTAGTTCGCCAGAGGTAGCTTTCGCCCAGCCATATGCTCCAACAAATTTATAAGAACCTTCAAGGGTACCAATGTTGTAATTAATGACTCTGTTCCATTGGCCATATTCCCAACCTTTACCGCCAACAATATCTTGGTTGTTCTTGTATTCTATTTCAAAATTTCCAGGATAAGTTTGTGCGCCAGAAAAATTTAATTTTCCCCAACCACCTTCTTTGTAGATGGTCCACCAATATCCACCATTTAATATTGTAGCATCTGTACGATCATCGCCAACAAAAAAGGCTTGTGTTGCAGAAAATTTTAATACATCTAATTCTTCAAGACTAGTGCTAGTGTCAGCATCTTCCGTTGAACAATTTACAAGAAGCATTCCTCCTAGTAAAAAAGTAAACATTTTTAGTTTTTTCATCATGTAATAATTTAGGTTTATTGCTATTTTAAATCAATTACCTAAAACTCTAGGCGTTGATTTTCAAATAATTGTAGTCAAACTTACGGCTTGGTTTAGCGCAGCTCTATAAGTTTTGAGTCATTATCTGCAAATCTTGAAGCATTAAATATAGCTTGAGAAAATATGCAACATACGATAGTATGGGTGGTTATTTATTTTGTAGGAGATGCTGGTCAGTGCTCTTGATTATAGTAGATTACAACTGTTTTTGAGATTAAAATTCTCAAAAACTATTTTGTAAAGATTGCTGTTTTTGGCTATTTAGAAATTAAAAATGAGCTTTTTATAGGTTTTGAGATTCACGGTATTCAGGGTATTTTCAACAGGTTTTATGTTATTTCTTTGTATAGTAATCTAAAAATTAAAAAATAGTTCATACAATTTGTAACATAATTAGAAGTTTACATACTTAAATAGTACTACATATGCTTATGATTAGAAAAACTACATTATATATTATTCTATTTTTTTCAATGACACTTTTTACGAGTTGCTTTGAAGTTTTGGAAGAGATAAATCTAAATTCTGATGGTAGTGGTACTATGTTAGTTACTTTTAATTTGAGTAGAAGTAAAAGTAAAATAGCCTCAGTGATGTTACTAGACAGTGTCAACGGCTATAAGGTGCCATCTAAAGATGATATTAATTTGGCATTAAAGGATGCAGAAAATCATTTAAAAACCATTAAAGGCATTAGCAATATTAAAAAGACAGCAGATTACGAAAATTATATTTTCACGCTTTCTTGTAATTTTGATAAGGTAGCAAATTTAGACGCTGTGTTTCAGGATTTAATTCGTCAGCAAAACAAAAAAGAAAAAACAAATTTCAATACGACCAATTTTGCCTACAATAGTGCTACAAATAATTTTGAAAGGTACTTTTCGTATGATACCAAAATCAAAAAAATCTTTTACAAGTTAAAAGGAGAAGATAGAAAAGTTTTTAATGATGCTACGTATACTAGTATCTATCGTTTTAAAGATGCGGTAAAAAGTATTTCTAATACCCATGCAAAAGTAGCTCCCAACAAAAAGGCAGTATTTTTAAAGATAGATGCGATGTCTCTTATTTTGGGAGAAAAAAGTGTCGCAAATACTATACAATTATCAAAATAATTCAACCACAACAAATACAATTTCCAATGAAAAAAGTATTACTTTTTACATCGCTTTGCTTTGCTACCTTAGTAGCTTCGGCGCAAGATTTAATCACTAAAGTGCCTAAAAATGCGAGTGTTGTAATAGCCCTTAAAGGAAAAAATATTACCAATTTAGTTTCTATTTCAGAATTTGAAAATTCTAAAATAGGGAAAATGTTTATAAAACAACTTTCTAGAAAAACAGATGGTGCTGTCGTAGATTTAGAGACCTTAGGAATAAATTTGTCTGAGAACTTCTACTATTTTATGGAGACCCAAGAGGGTATGTTTACCCATAATTTTTTAGTTCCTTTGAATGATAAAAGAGGTTTTTTTAGCCTTTTATCAGAACATCAAAAAGAAGGTGTCCAGTATGATGGCGATTTTGCCTATATCGTAGATGACTATGATAATATGGTAACCATGTGGAAT
Coding sequences within:
- a CDS encoding glycoside hydrolase family 11 protein — protein: MMKKLKMFTFLLGGMLLVNCSTEDADTSTSLEELDVLKFSATQAFFVGDDRTDATILNGGYWWTIYKEGGWGKLNFSGAQTYPGNFEIEYKNNQDIVGGKGWEYGQWNRVINYNIGTLEGSYKFVGAYGWAKATSGELIEYYIVEKKKGDGIPGVNKNQDFTVNNKNYRFLIQDREGPSVEGDKKFKQFISENKNPNSIALNVNQRISFQKHAEHWGTYGNEGSLNNWGWYQVFGIESFNYTPSQNDGNGNWGKINATIW
- a CDS encoding SUMF1/EgtB/PvdO family nonheme iron enzyme, with the protein product MKRTIGYFLFTFILLLNSYCAERKTAPVISANFIFVEGGIMKNKNSQLYGIKGKVLDFYMGKFEVTQKEWNEIMPVNPSNHIGDSLPVEMVTWYDCITYCNKRSSKEGLLPYYNIDTTKDSLDGDIPINKKANGYRLPTEVEWEYAAGGGQLSKSFTYSGSNVIDSVAWTWKNTGDSLLSGNWNYRSMQRNHCATKPVGLKKPNELGFYDMTGNVMEWCEEWHVTEHISKGTYRTQRGGGWINIDTYAKVAHRGYNDAKRKAMDQGFRICRNKE
- the accC gene encoding acetyl-CoA carboxylase biotin carboxylase subunit, producing the protein MFKKILIANRGEIALRIIRTCREMGIKTVAVYSKADEESLHVRFADEAVCIGPAPSSESYLKIPNIIAAAEITNADAIHPGYGFLSENSKFSRICAEHDIKFIGASGDQIDKMGDKATAKETMKEAGVPCVPGSEGLLKDIADAKKVAKKMGYPVMIKATAGGGGKGMRAVWSEDKIEDLFNSAVQEAKAAFGNGGMYMEKLIEEPRHIEIQIVGDQYGKACHLSERDCSVQRRHQKLTEETPSPFMTDKLREEMGAAAVKAAEFIKYEGAGTIEFLVDKHRNFYFMEMNTRIQVEHPITEQVIDYDLIREQILVAAGVPISGKNYLPKLHSIECRINAEDPYHDFRPSPGKITTLHTPGGHGIRLDTHVYSGYTIPPNYDSMIAKLITTAQTREEAINKMKRALDEFVIEGIKTTIPFHRQLMDHPDYLAGNYTTKFMEDFKMDPPKE
- the accB gene encoding acetyl-CoA carboxylase biotin carboxyl carrier protein, whose amino-acid sequence is MDIKEIQSLIKFVAKSGASEVKLEMEDIKITIRTGAVGPEPATYVQQIPMAHNPMVPAAPAPAQEGTPSVEIAAKAEVNDDDKYITIKSPIIGTFYRKASPEKPVFVEVGSVINKGDVLCVIEAMKLFNDIESEVSGKIVKVLVDDSSPVEFDQPLFLVDPS